A portion of the Meriones unguiculatus strain TT.TT164.6M chromosome 11, Bangor_MerUng_6.1, whole genome shotgun sequence genome contains these proteins:
- the LOC110551047 gene encoding olfactory receptor 2V1 yields MGIWLNGSSIDGFILLGIFSHSLTDLLLFSVVMLVFTAALCGNVFLILLIYSDSRLHTPMYFFLSQLSLMDLMLVCNIVPKMAVNFLSGMKSISFASCGIQIGFFVSLVGSEGLLLGLMAYDRYVAISHPLHYPILMSQRVCLQIAGSSWAFGILDGIIQMVAAMSLPYCGSRYVDHFFCEVPALLKLACADTSLFDTLLFACCVFMLLLPFSIIVASYARILGAVLHMHSAQSRKKALATCSSHLTTVSLFYGAAMFIYLRPRRYRAPSHDKVVSIFYTVLTPMLNPLIYSLRNKEVMGALRKGLDRCKIGSQH; encoded by the coding sequence ATGGGGATATGGCTGAACGGATCATCTATAGATGGGTTCATCCTCTTAGGCATCTTCTCCCACAGTCTGACTGaccttcttctcttctctgtggTCATGCTAGTCTTCACAGCAGCGCTCTGTGGGAATgtcttcctcatcctcctcatcTACAGTGACTCCCGACTTCATactcccatgtacttcttcctcagcCAGCTCTCCCTCATGGACCTCATGTTGGTCTGTAACATTGTGCCAAAAATGGCAGTCAACTTCTTGTCTGGCATGAAGTCCATCTCCTTTGCCAGTTGTGGCATACAAATTGGATTTTTTGTCTCTCTTGTGGGCTCTGAGGGGCTCTTGCTGGGACTGATGGCTTATGATCGCTATGTGGCTATTAGCCACCCACTTCACTATCCCATTCTCATGAGTCAAAGGGTCTGTCTCCAAATTGCTGGGAGTTCCTGGGCTTTTGGGATCCTTGATGGAATAATTCAGATGGTGGCAGCCATGAGCCTGCCCTACTGTGGCTCAAGGTATGTAGATCACTTCTTCTGCGAGGTACCAGCTTTACTGAAGCTGGCCTGTGCTGACACATCCCTTTTTGACACCCTGCTCTTTGCTTGCTGTGTCTTCATGCTACTCCTTCCCTTCTCCATCATTGTGGCTTCCTATGCTCGCATCTTGGGGGCTGTGCTCCATATGCACTCTGCTCAGTCTCGAAAGAAGGCTCTGGCCACCTGTTCTTCCCACCTGACAACCGTCTCTCTTTTCTACGGGGCAGCCATGTTCATCTACCTGAGGCCAAGGCGATATCGGGCTCCTAGCCATGACAAAGTTGTCTCAATCTTCTACACAGTGCTTACTCCTATGCTCAATCCCCTCATTTATAGCTTGAGAAACAAGGAGGTGATGGGGGCACTGAGGAAAGGGCTTGACCGCTGCAAGATTGGCAGCCAGCATTGA
- the LOC110551049 gene encoding olfactory receptor 2V2 — protein sequence MFSDGPGLSMAMWVNQSSTDDFILLGIFSHSPTDHLLFSVVMLVFTAALCGNVLLILLIYSDSRLHTPMYFFLSQLSLMDLMLVCTNVPKMAANFLSGRKSISFVGCSIQIGLFVCLVGSEGLLLGLMAYDRYVAISHPLHYPVLMNQKVCLQIVGSSWAFGIVDGLVQMAVVMTFPYCSLREVDHFFCEMLSLLKLACVDTSLFEKVVFVCCVFMLLFPFSIIIASYTRILGTVLSMHSAKSRKKALATCSSHLTAVSFFYGAAMFIYLRPRRYRTPSQDKMVSIFYTVLTPMLNPLIYSLRNQDVIGAMQKGLDRCRVGSQH from the coding sequence ATGTTTTCAGATGGTCCAGGACTGAGCATGGCAATGTGGGTGAACCAGTCATCCACAGATGACTTCATCCTCCTGGGCATCTTCTCCCACAGCCCAACTGACCATCTTCTCTTTTCTGTGGTCATGCTAGTCTTCACAGCAGCGCTCTGTGGGAatgtcctcctcatcctcctcatctACAGTGACTCCCGACTTCATactcccatgtacttcttcctcagcCAGCTCTCCCTCATGGACCTCATGTTGGTCTGTACCAATGTGCCAAAGATGGCAGCCAACTTCCTGTCTGGCAGGAAGTCCATCTCCTTTGTGGGTTGTAGCATACAAATTGGCCTCTTTGTCTGTCTTGTGGGCTCTGAGGGGCTCTTGCTGGGACTCATGGCTTATGATCGTTATGTGGCTATCAGCCACCCACTTCACTATCCTGTCCTCATGAATCAGAAGGTCTGTCTGCAGATCGTCGGGAGCTCCTGGGCCTTTGGGATAGTAGATGGCCTGGTGCAGATGGCGGTGGTGATGACCTTCCCCTATTGCAGCTTGAGGGAGGTGGACCACTTTTTCTGTGAGATGCTCTCTTTGTTGAAGCTGGCCTGTGTGGACACATCCCTGTTCGAGAAGGTAGTATTTGTTTGCTGTGTGTTCATGCTGCTGTTTCCTTTCTCTATCATTATAGCCTCCTATACGCGAATCCTAGGAACTGTGCTCAGTATGCATTCCGCCAAATCCCGGAAAAAGGCTCTGGCCACCTGTTCCTCCCACCTGACAGCTGTCTCCTTCTTCTATGGAGCAGCCATGTTCATCTACCTAAGGCCAAGGCGATACCGGACCCCAAGCCAGGACAAGATGGTGTCTATCTTCTACACAGTCCTTACCCCTATGCTCAACCCCCTTATTTATAGCTTGAGGAATCAGGATGTGATAGGAGCAATGCAGAAAGGGTTGGACCGCTGCAGAGTTGGCAGCCAGCACTGA